One window from the genome of Streptomyces sp. NBC_01476 encodes:
- the secD gene encoding protein translocase subunit SecD, with the protein MAAAKKGRRSSASQGYPGRALAVILIALVALTGGIFLSGHKTPRLGIDLAGGVSITLTAKPHQGDVVNKANMDTAVSIINQRVNGLGVSEAEVQTQGSNTIIVDIPKGTNADQAEQQVGTTAQLYFRQVLTELAGTPTAPTPTPSPTKPGATPSGSATPSSTGTPKSTGTPSSTPSNSASPQGRAVSDALKSTTDKAPTPVPTSPASTPGAADTPAPSTTTPAADVSIPADLQAKLDKLDCSDPQQRANASEGTKPTDKVVACGQASGSKDWIKYALGPVLIDGKNVSSASSAFDTQQGNGWVVNLNFDSKGAKQFTSVTGNLAQQQSPNNQFAIDLDGNVVSAPQVSQALPGGSAQISGSFTQQSADDLANVLKYGSLPLAFQISDKTTVSAALGGEQLRGGLIAGAVGLALVVIYLFAYYRGLAGVAIVSLLVSAGLTYTLMCLLGEAIGFALNLPAVCGAIVAIGITADSFIVFFERIRDELREGRSLQPAVARGWPRARRTILVSDFVSFLAAAVLYVVTVGKVRGFAFTLGLTTVLDVVVVFLFTKPLMTILARRLFFSQGHKWSGLDPKSLGVKAPLRRVRRTPSTETKEA; encoded by the coding sequence GTGGCAGCAGCCAAGAAGGGCCGCAGGTCCTCGGCGAGTCAGGGGTATCCCGGGCGCGCCCTGGCCGTGATCCTCATCGCCCTGGTGGCGCTGACCGGAGGGATCTTCCTCTCCGGCCACAAGACCCCCCGGTTGGGCATTGACCTCGCAGGCGGTGTCAGCATCACGCTGACCGCCAAGCCGCACCAGGGCGACGTGGTCAACAAGGCCAACATGGACACCGCGGTGAGCATCATCAACCAGCGTGTCAACGGGCTCGGCGTCTCCGAGGCCGAGGTGCAGACCCAGGGCTCGAACACGATCATCGTGGACATCCCCAAGGGCACCAACGCCGACCAGGCCGAGCAGCAGGTGGGAACCACCGCTCAGCTGTACTTCCGGCAGGTGCTCACCGAGCTCGCCGGGACGCCCACGGCCCCCACCCCCACTCCCTCTCCGACGAAGCCCGGGGCCACGCCCTCCGGCTCCGCCACCCCCAGCTCCACGGGCACGCCGAAGTCCACCGGCACCCCGTCGAGCACCCCGTCGAACTCCGCCAGCCCGCAGGGCCGCGCGGTCAGCGACGCGCTGAAGTCGACCACGGACAAGGCCCCCACGCCGGTCCCGACGTCTCCGGCGAGCACCCCGGGCGCCGCGGACACCCCGGCCCCCAGCACCACCACCCCGGCCGCCGACGTGTCGATCCCGGCCGACCTGCAGGCCAAGCTCGACAAGCTGGACTGCAGCGACCCCCAGCAGCGCGCCAACGCCAGCGAGGGCACCAAGCCCACCGACAAGGTCGTCGCCTGCGGCCAGGCCAGCGGCAGCAAGGACTGGATCAAGTACGCGCTCGGCCCGGTGCTGATCGACGGCAAGAACGTCTCCAGCGCCAGCTCGGCCTTCGACACCCAGCAGGGCAACGGCTGGGTCGTCAACTTGAACTTCGACTCCAAGGGCGCCAAGCAGTTCACCTCGGTGACCGGCAACCTGGCGCAGCAGCAGTCCCCGAACAACCAGTTCGCCATCGACCTCGACGGCAACGTGGTGTCCGCCCCGCAGGTCTCCCAGGCACTGCCCGGCGGCAGCGCCCAGATCTCCGGCAGCTTCACCCAGCAGTCCGCCGACGACCTGGCGAACGTACTGAAGTACGGCTCGCTCCCGCTGGCCTTCCAGATCTCCGACAAGACCACCGTCTCCGCCGCCCTCGGCGGTGAGCAGCTGCGCGGCGGCCTGATCGCCGGCGCGGTCGGCCTGGCCCTGGTCGTGATCTACCTCTTCGCCTACTACCGCGGCCTGGCCGGGGTGGCGATCGTCTCCCTGCTGGTCTCCGCCGGACTGACCTACACCCTGATGTGCCTGCTCGGTGAGGCCATCGGCTTCGCCCTGAACCTGCCGGCGGTCTGCGGCGCCATCGTGGCCATCGGTATCACCGCCGACTCGTTCATCGTCTTCTTCGAACGCATCAGAGACGAATTGCGCGAGGGCCGGTCGCTGCAGCCGGCCGTGGCCCGCGGCTGGCCGCGCGCCCGGCGCACCATCCTGGTGTCGGACTTCGTGTCCTTCCTCGCCGCGGCGGTCCTCTACGTGGTCACCGTCGGAAAGGTCCGGGGCTTCGCCTTCACCCTCGGACTGACCACGGTGCTCGACGTTGTGGTGGTGTTCCTCTTCACCAAGCCGCTGATGACGATCCTGGCCCGGCGGCTGTTCTTCTCGCAGGGGCACAAGTGGTCCGGCCTCGACCCGAAGAGCCTCGGCGTCAAGGCCCCGCTCCGCCGTGTCCGCCGTACGCCCAGCACCGAGACGAAGGAAGCCTGA
- the yajC gene encoding preprotein translocase subunit YajC, protein MNLVTLLPLILIVGVMFLMTRSAKNKQRQASQMRNQMEPGAGVRTIGGMYAVVKEVNDETVLLELTDGVHAHFAKNAIGAVLSEGEFNRIVHGIEPEETEDESAEDAAGDAAGTKDTSGSDEAPVDLTKDDEDAPVELTKDAEPQVQEQDGSTAGSKSK, encoded by the coding sequence GTGAATCTCGTCACTCTCCTCCCCCTGATCCTGATCGTCGGCGTCATGTTCCTCATGACCCGCTCGGCGAAGAACAAGCAGCGCCAGGCGTCGCAGATGCGCAACCAGATGGAGCCCGGCGCGGGCGTTCGTACCATCGGCGGCATGTACGCGGTGGTCAAGGAGGTCAACGACGAGACGGTGCTCCTGGAGCTGACCGACGGCGTGCACGCCCACTTCGCCAAGAACGCCATCGGCGCGGTGCTCAGCGAGGGTGAGTTCAACCGGATCGTGCACGGCATCGAGCCGGAGGAGACCGAGGACGAGTCCGCGGAGGACGCCGCCGGGGATGCCGCCGGGACGAAGGACACGTCCGGCTCGGACGAGGCTCCCGTCGACCTGACCAAGGACGACGAGGACGCCCCCGTCGAGCTGACCAAGGACGCGGAGCCGCAGGTGCAGGAGCAGGACGGCTCCACCGCCGGCTCCAAGTCCAAGTAA
- the ruvB gene encoding Holliday junction branch migration DNA helicase RuvB — protein sequence MNWDDATAEPERLVGSAADREDQAVEAALRPKDLGEFIGQERVRQQLDLVLKAARQRGATADHVLLSGAPGLGKTTLSMIIAAEMGAPIRITSGPAIQHAGDLAAILSSLQEGEVLFLDEIHRMSRPAEEMLYMAMEDFRVDVIVGKGPGATAIPLELPPFTLVGATTRAGLLPPPLRDRFGFTGHMEFYAPAELERVIHRSAGLLDVEVAADGAAEIAGRSRGTPRIANRLLRRVRDYAQVRADGVVTREIAAQALEVYEVDARGLDRLDRAVLHALLKLFGGGPVGLSTLAVAVGEERETVEEVAEPFLVREGLLARTPRGRVATQAAWAHLGMVPPQGSGSTGTGGAGTGQTGLFGT from the coding sequence ATGAACTGGGACGACGCCACCGCCGAGCCGGAGCGACTGGTCGGCTCCGCCGCCGACCGTGAGGACCAGGCGGTCGAGGCGGCGCTGCGCCCGAAGGACCTGGGGGAGTTCATCGGACAGGAGCGGGTGCGCCAGCAGCTCGACCTGGTGCTCAAGGCCGCCCGGCAGCGCGGCGCCACCGCCGACCACGTCCTGCTCTCCGGCGCCCCCGGCCTCGGCAAGACCACCCTGTCGATGATCATCGCGGCCGAGATGGGCGCGCCGATCCGGATCACCTCGGGCCCGGCCATCCAGCACGCCGGCGACCTGGCGGCGATCCTGTCCTCGCTCCAGGAGGGCGAGGTGCTCTTCCTCGACGAGATCCACCGGATGTCGCGGCCCGCCGAGGAGATGCTCTACATGGCGATGGAGGACTTCCGGGTCGACGTCATCGTCGGCAAGGGCCCGGGCGCCACCGCGATCCCGCTGGAGCTGCCGCCGTTCACCCTGGTCGGCGCCACCACCAGGGCCGGCCTGCTGCCACCGCCGCTGCGCGACCGGTTCGGCTTCACCGGGCACATGGAGTTCTACGCACCCGCCGAACTGGAACGGGTCATCCACCGCTCGGCCGGACTGCTCGACGTCGAGGTGGCAGCCGACGGCGCCGCCGAGATCGCCGGCCGCTCCCGGGGCACCCCGCGGATCGCCAACCGGCTGCTGCGCCGGGTCCGCGACTACGCGCAGGTACGGGCCGACGGCGTGGTCACCCGGGAGATCGCCGCCCAGGCCCTGGAGGTCTACGAAGTGGACGCCCGCGGCCTGGACCGGCTGGACCGGGCGGTGCTGCACGCGCTGCTGAAGCTCTTCGGCGGCGGCCCGGTGGGTCTGTCGACGCTGGCGGTCGCGGTCGGCGAGGAGCGGGAGACGGTCGAGGAGGTGGCAGAACCGTTCCTGGTCCGTGAGGGCCTGCTGGCCCGTACCCCCCGGGGACGGGTGGCCACCCAGGCCGCGTGGGCCCACCTCGGCATGGTGCCGCCGCAGGGCTCGGGGAGCACCGGGACAGGTGGGGCCGGAACGGGACAGACCGGGCTGTTCGGAACGTGA
- the ruvA gene encoding Holliday junction branch migration protein RuvA: MIAFVSGPVAALAPDAAVIEVGGIGMSVQCAPGTLAALRIGQPARLATSLVVREDSLTLYGFADDDERQVFELLQTVSGVGPRLAQTMLAVHSPDALRAAVASGDEKALTAVPGIGKKGAQRLLLELKDRLGAPVGPGASRGLGSPVGTSWHEQLHAALLGLGYATREADEAVAAVTPQAEAAAEPNVGALLRAALQTLNRTR, from the coding sequence GTGATCGCCTTCGTCAGCGGCCCGGTCGCCGCCCTCGCCCCGGACGCCGCGGTCATCGAGGTCGGCGGCATCGGCATGTCCGTGCAGTGCGCCCCCGGCACGCTCGCCGCCCTGCGGATCGGCCAGCCCGCGCGGCTGGCCACCTCGCTGGTGGTCAGGGAGGACTCGCTGACGCTGTACGGCTTCGCGGACGACGACGAGCGGCAGGTCTTCGAACTGCTGCAGACGGTCAGCGGAGTCGGTCCGCGGCTCGCCCAGACCATGCTGGCGGTGCACAGCCCCGACGCGCTGCGGGCCGCGGTGGCCTCGGGGGACGAGAAGGCGCTCACCGCGGTGCCCGGGATCGGCAAGAAGGGCGCCCAGCGGCTGCTGCTGGAGCTGAAGGACCGGCTGGGTGCCCCCGTGGGCCCCGGCGCCTCCCGTGGCCTCGGCAGCCCCGTGGGCACCTCCTGGCACGAGCAGCTGCATGCGGCGCTGCTCGGCCTCGGCTATGCCACCAGGGAGGCGGACGAGGCGGTCGCCGCGGTCACCCCGCAGGCCGAGGCGGCGGCCGAGCCGAATGTCGGCGCGCTGCTGCGGGCCGCCCTGCAGACCCTCAACCGCACCCGCTGA
- the ruvC gene encoding crossover junction endodeoxyribonuclease RuvC, translating to MRVLGVDPGLTRCGVGVVDGVAGRPLTMAGVGVVRTPADAEIGHRLVLIERGIEAWLDEFRPEAVAVERVFSQHNVRTVMGTAQASAVAMLCASRRGLPVHLHTPSEVKAAVTGSGRADKAQVGAMVTRLLRLDAPPKPADAADALALAICHIWRGTAANRLQQAIAAHRTVRTQETAT from the coding sequence ATGCGCGTACTGGGCGTGGACCCGGGGCTGACCCGGTGCGGAGTGGGCGTGGTGGACGGCGTCGCGGGCCGCCCGCTGACCATGGCGGGCGTCGGTGTCGTCCGCACCCCCGCCGACGCGGAGATCGGTCACCGGCTGGTGCTGATCGAGCGCGGCATCGAAGCCTGGCTGGACGAGTTCCGGCCCGAGGCGGTCGCCGTCGAGCGGGTCTTCAGCCAGCACAACGTCAGGACCGTGATGGGCACCGCCCAGGCCAGCGCGGTGGCCATGCTCTGCGCCTCCCGGCGCGGCCTGCCGGTGCACCTGCACACCCCCAGCGAGGTCAAGGCCGCCGTCACCGGCAGTGGCCGGGCCGACAAGGCGCAGGTGGGTGCGATGGTCACCCGGCTGCTGCGGCTGGACGCCCCGCCGAAACCCGCCGACGCGGCCGACGCCCTGGCGCTGGCCATCTGCCACATCTGGCGCGGCACCGCCGCCAACCGCCTGCAGCAGGCCATCGCCGCGCACCGGACCGTACGAACCCAGGAGACCGCCACGTGA
- a CDS encoding YebC/PmpR family DNA-binding transcriptional regulator, translated as MSGHSKWATTKHKKAVIDAKRGKLFAKLIKNIEVAARTGGADVDGNPTLFDAIQKAKKSSVPNKNIDSAVKRGAGLEAGGADYQTIMYEGYGPNGVAVLIECLTDNRNRAASDVRVAMTRNGGSMADPGSVSYLFNRKGVVIVPKGELGEDDVLGAVLDAGAEEVNDLGESFEVISEATDLVPVRKALQDAGIDYDSADANFLPTMQVELDEDGARKIFKLIDALEDSDDVQNVFANFDVSDEVMEKVDA; from the coding sequence ATGTCCGGCCACTCTAAATGGGCTACGACCAAGCACAAGAAAGCCGTGATCGATGCCAAGCGCGGCAAGCTCTTCGCGAAGCTGATCAAGAACATCGAGGTCGCGGCGCGCACCGGCGGCGCTGACGTGGACGGCAACCCGACGCTCTTCGACGCGATCCAGAAGGCGAAGAAGAGCTCGGTCCCGAACAAGAACATCGACAGCGCGGTCAAGCGCGGTGCGGGCCTGGAGGCCGGCGGCGCCGACTACCAGACGATCATGTACGAGGGTTACGGGCCGAACGGCGTCGCGGTCCTCATCGAGTGCCTGACCGACAACCGCAACCGCGCCGCCTCCGACGTCCGGGTCGCGATGACCCGCAACGGCGGCTCGATGGCCGACCCGGGTTCGGTGTCGTACCTCTTCAACCGCAAGGGCGTCGTCATCGTCCCCAAGGGCGAACTTGGCGAGGACGACGTGCTGGGCGCGGTCCTGGACGCGGGCGCCGAGGAGGTCAACGACCTCGGCGAGTCCTTCGAGGTGATCAGCGAGGCCACCGACCTGGTACCGGTCCGCAAGGCGCTCCAGGACGCCGGGATCGACTACGACTCGGCCGACGCCAACTTCCTGCCCACCATGCAGGTGGAACTGGACGAGGACGGCGCGCGGAAGATCTTCAAGCTGATCGACGCGCTGGAGGACAGCGACGACGTGCAGAACGTCTTCGCCAACTTCGACGTCTCCGACGAGGTCATGGAGAAGGTCGACGCCTGA
- the pdxT gene encoding pyridoxal 5'-phosphate synthase glutaminase subunit PdxT: MTRTTPTIGVLALQGDVREHLTALAAAGAAAVPVRRPEELAAVDGLVIPGGESTTISKLAALFGLTEPLRAAIRGGLPVYGSCAGLIMVADKILDPRSGQETFGGIDMIVRRNAFGRQNESFEAFVDVRGIPGGPVEGVFIRAPWVESVGADTEVLAEYGGHIVAVRQGRVLATSFHPELTGDHRVHELFVDTVRTSG; encoded by the coding sequence ATGACCCGCACCACTCCCACCATCGGCGTCCTGGCACTCCAGGGCGACGTACGGGAGCACCTGACGGCACTGGCCGCGGCGGGCGCCGCGGCCGTGCCGGTCCGGCGCCCCGAAGAGCTCGCCGCGGTCGACGGCCTGGTCATCCCCGGCGGCGAGTCCACCACCATCTCCAAGCTGGCCGCGCTCTTCGGCCTCACCGAGCCGCTGCGTGCCGCGATCCGCGGCGGCCTGCCGGTCTACGGCAGCTGCGCCGGACTGATCATGGTCGCCGACAAGATCCTGGACCCGCGGTCGGGCCAGGAGACCTTCGGCGGCATCGACATGATCGTCCGCCGCAACGCCTTCGGCCGGCAGAACGAGTCCTTCGAGGCGTTCGTCGACGTACGCGGCATCCCCGGCGGCCCGGTGGAGGGCGTCTTCATCCGGGCCCCGTGGGTGGAGTCGGTCGGCGCGGACACCGAGGTGCTCGCGGAGTACGGCGGGCACATCGTCGCCGTCCGGCAGGGCAGGGTGCTCGCCACGTCGTTCCACCCCGAGCTGACCGGGGACCACCGGGTCCATGAACTCTTCGTGGACACGGTGCGCACCTCGGGATGA
- the pdxS gene encoding pyridoxal 5'-phosphate synthase lyase subunit PdxS, giving the protein MEKKRLFVRSEVTVSIAPSPAGTPETGTARVKRGMAEQLKGGVIMDVVTPEQARIAEDAGAVAVMALERVPADIRKDGGVARMSDPDMIDGIIGAVSIPVMAKSRIGHFVEAQVLQALGVDYIDESEVLTPADEVNHSDKWAFTTPFVCGATNLGEALRRIAEGAAMIRSKGEAGTGNVVEAVRHLRQIKGEISRLRGLDNNELFAAAKELRAPYELVKEVSELGKLPVVLFSAGGVATPADAALMRQLGAEGVFVGSGIFKSGDPAKRAAAIVRATTFYDDPKVIADASRNLGEAMVGINIDVLPEAERYANRGW; this is encoded by the coding sequence ATGGAGAAAAAGCGGCTTTTCGTCAGGAGTGAGGTCACCGTGTCCATCGCACCGTCCCCCGCCGGCACCCCCGAGACAGGCACCGCCCGCGTCAAGCGCGGCATGGCCGAGCAGCTCAAGGGCGGCGTGATCATGGACGTCGTCACCCCGGAACAGGCCAGGATCGCCGAGGACGCCGGCGCGGTCGCGGTGATGGCCCTGGAGCGGGTGCCCGCCGACATCCGCAAGGACGGCGGGGTGGCCCGGATGTCCGACCCCGACATGATCGACGGCATCATCGGCGCCGTCTCCATCCCGGTGATGGCCAAGTCCCGCATCGGCCACTTCGTCGAGGCCCAGGTTCTCCAGGCGCTCGGCGTGGACTACATCGACGAGTCCGAGGTGCTCACCCCCGCCGACGAGGTCAACCACTCCGACAAGTGGGCCTTCACCACCCCCTTCGTCTGCGGCGCCACCAACCTCGGTGAGGCACTGCGCCGGATCGCCGAGGGCGCCGCGATGATCCGCTCCAAGGGCGAGGCCGGCACCGGCAACGTCGTGGAGGCGGTCCGCCACCTGCGCCAGATCAAGGGCGAGATCTCCCGGCTGCGCGGCCTGGACAACAACGAGCTCTTCGCTGCGGCCAAGGAGCTGCGCGCCCCGTACGAGCTGGTCAAGGAGGTCTCCGAGCTGGGCAAGCTGCCGGTGGTGCTCTTCTCGGCCGGCGGCGTGGCCACCCCGGCCGACGCGGCCCTGATGCGGCAGCTCGGCGCCGAGGGCGTCTTCGTCGGCTCGGGCATCTTCAAGTCCGGCGACCCGGCCAAGCGCGCCGCCGCCATCGTCCGCGCCACCACCTTCTACGACGACCCCAAGGTCATCGCGGACGCCTCCCGCAACCTCGGCGAGGCCATGGTCGGCATCAACATCGACGTACTGCCCGAGGCCGAGCGCTACGCCAACCGCGGCTGGTAA